One region of Acidobacteriota bacterium genomic DNA includes:
- a CDS encoding Fe-S-binding domain-containing protein → DSACVYCGNCVGVCPTGALQFKTEYDLREVGEWRPEDQTVTRTVCSYCGVGCNLDLHVQDERIVKVTSPADHSVTSGHLCIKGRFGWQYVHGE, encoded by the coding sequence CCGACTCGGCCTGCGTGTACTGCGGCAACTGCGTCGGGGTGTGCCCCACCGGCGCTCTCCAGTTCAAGACCGAGTACGACCTGCGCGAGGTGGGGGAGTGGCGCCCGGAGGACCAGACCGTCACCCGCACGGTGTGCTCCTACTGCGGGGTGGGCTGCAACCTCGATCTGCATGTGCAGGACGAGCGGATCGTGAAGGTCACCTCCCCTGCCGATCACTCGGTCACCAGCGGCCATCTCTGCATCAAGGGCCGCTTCGGCTGGCAGTACGTCCACGGCGAGTGA
- a CDS encoding 2-keto-4-pentenoate hydratase, with product MTGSPEAAELEAAAERLRTALLDGVASDPVRGLLGASAGPAASYEVQQLNTDHWLAAGRRISGHKVGLTNPAVQAQLGMDEPIWGVLFADKCRTDGDDLGGAGLIEPRVEVEVAVVLGADLDMGQHTVADVISATAYVLPAFEIVDSRIVGWDITSLDMIADNAGAGFYVLGTRPVPLAAVDLRRVEMQLTINGEPAATGNGAACLGNPLNSVLWLADVMCDLGTPLRAGETIMTGSLCPMQPIAPGDELVAEIESLGRIETLLPAI from the coding sequence GTGACGGGATCACCTGAAGCCGCCGAGCTCGAGGCCGCGGCCGAGCGGCTGCGGACTGCTCTGCTCGACGGCGTGGCCTCAGATCCCGTACGAGGCTTGCTGGGCGCTTCGGCTGGTCCTGCGGCCAGCTACGAGGTGCAGCAGTTGAACACCGATCACTGGCTGGCCGCCGGCCGGCGGATTAGCGGGCACAAGGTGGGACTGACCAACCCCGCCGTCCAGGCGCAGCTCGGTATGGACGAGCCCATCTGGGGCGTGCTGTTCGCCGACAAGTGCCGCACCGACGGCGACGACCTCGGCGGTGCCGGGCTGATCGAGCCGCGGGTCGAGGTCGAGGTGGCGGTGGTGCTCGGCGCCGATCTGGACATGGGACAACACACCGTGGCCGACGTGATCAGCGCCACGGCCTACGTGCTCCCCGCGTTCGAGATCGTCGACAGCCGCATCGTCGGCTGGGACATCACCAGCTTGGACATGATCGCCGACAATGCCGGCGCCGGTTTCTACGTGCTCGGCACCCGCCCGGTGCCCTTGGCCGCGGTCGATCTGCGCCGGGTCGAGATGCAGCTGACGATCAACGGCGAGCCGGCCGCCACCGGCAACGGAGCCGCCTGCTTGGGCAATCCGCTGAACTCGGTGCTGTGGCTGGCCGACGTCATGTGCGACCTCGGCACGCCGCTGCGGGCCGGCGAGACCATCATGACAGGCTCGCTGTGTCCGATGCAGCCGATCGCCCCGGGCGACGAGCTAGTAGCCGAGATCGAGAGCCTGGGCAGGATAGAGACTCTGCTGCCCGCGATCTGA